Part of the Cervus canadensis isolate Bull #8, Minnesota chromosome 15, ASM1932006v1, whole genome shotgun sequence genome is shown below.
CCCATAAAGTTCGCAGTGTTCTAAAAACTGAACACATTCTTGAATGACACTGTCACGAAGCATGATGGTGTGTTTTGACATGTTTTCTAATAATGACAGGAAGCATCTTTTGGCATAATACCACGTATCAGTTCCTAGTTTTTTATTATAAGGTTCCAAGCTTTTGATAACCCGGGAAATACCAAAGTCATAATTTCCTTTGGCACAGTAAAGCGTCCCTATCACCAAATTCACAATGCAGAGATGGTACATTTTCTTATCTGGATCATCATAGGAGAGCTGATCTTCCTCCTTTCCAATCTTCCTCATCAActcctcagcttcttcattttgACTTGTCATAATATATGAAACACACAGGTTGGCCAGCACAACAGCACTGACATTCAGGATGTTGTCATAATGCTTCTTGACTATGGGCTCATAAAAACCTATGGcttctttgtatttgttttcctGCATGAACAGAACATGAGCCACATTCAGCTTCCACACATGGTGGTCATTACAGAATTCCACAGATTTGCGGAAGAGTTTTTCCACCATTGGGTAATTTTCAAGGTTCCAGTAGATTTTGGCCTGGGCCATCAACACAGGAATGTACTTCTCAAGGGTGTCATCATATTCATTCACTGCCTTTTTGACAGCTTCATCATCTTTATTGTGTCTTGCTTCCTGCACTTGTATGGTAAGTTTCCGGAGCTGTTCAGTCAGCATCCCTGCTAGGCCCTCAAGCTTAAGGAAAGCCTCTTCAGGGGCTGTCTGGCAAGTGACCATGGCATCCAAGAAGTCATAGAGATAGGGTGTGAGGAACTTGTAAGTCAAATGGGCATTCTCTGCCAGGACATCTGCTGCCAGGTCAAAATACTCATATTCACAATAGAGCAGCAACAGGTTGCCAAAGGTCTCTGGGGGAAAGGGGTTCTGTTGGAGCAAAAATTGTAGTTTTTCAAACCCTTCTGTGGGCCTGACATCCATGTTCATTAGTGCCTGATTGTGCAGGGTCACGGGGTCTAACTCTTCCTCTGCCCTTGGTGGCATGTCAGTGAGGGCTTCCTGGGCCGCCTCATAGTTTCTCAGTTGGTATTCTATGGCGGCCCTGAGGTTGAAGGCTTCCACCAGAGCAGTCTGGTGAAGGACTAAGGTGTTGCCAACACTTCGAACATCAATGCCCTCAGTGGTCACGCCCACACCCAGCTCTGGGTGCTGCCGGATGCCACGCTCAATAATGTCCGCGATATGCTTCAGAGCTGGGGCATAGTGCCGGCTGCTGTAATAGGCCAAAGCCAGGTTGTAGGAAAGATCAGGCCGGTAGCCCGAAGCCTGCAGGGCCGCAGAGAACTTGGAACACGCGGCTTCATAATGTCCCTCCTTGTACAGCAAACAACCCAGATTGACCTGGCCATCCAGCTCGTTCTCGCCCCCGCTGTCTTCTCCTTCACTCAGCAGCtgctccaccaggctcctggccCCGGGCAGGTCTGCCTCGCTGTACTTGATCGCGGCTTGGAGACGGAGGACCCGGTTGTGGTAGGCGGGGTTGTCCAGGAGGAGGAAGGACACGCGGGTGGCCTCTGGGTAGAGGCAGGCCTTGTACAGGGCCTGGGCCTGGTACAGGCGGTACTGCTCCAGCTCCGGGTGCAGCTGGCCCAGCTGCTCATAGCATTCGGCCGCCTGCGCGAACTCCTGTAGGCGGTAGTAGCAGTAGCCCAGCAGCGACAGCCCGGCGCGGCTTCTCGGGCTCCGCTGGAGCTCTCCGCCCAGCAGCTGCACGGCCTCGGCGTACCGGGCATCCCGGATGAGCCGGTACACAACCGCGGTGAATTCCCCGTCGGGGATCTGCGAACCTCCCAGGCCCGCCATAACCGCCTCCGAGGTTGCTTACGCTCGTTACCAGGGCAACAAGACAACCGGAAACGGAAGGCTGCGAAGAAGGTTGGTGTTTTTAATgggctttgggggtgggggggttgcttCTAAAGTATTTTGCAGCGGAACGATCAACCTGAGATTGGAAAGAGTCATTAATGTGTGTATCTCAATTATTGGCCTGGTGCCTGAAGACTCCAGAGTGTGAGCGGCGTTAGACGCGAGAGGAAAGACCTCCTGGCCGTTCGAAGACGGAAACTCTACTTCCCGGCATGCACCGGTTCGCGCCGCCAGCGGACGTAGCCCCGCTGCATCCTGGGAGGCGTAGTCCCCTCGGGGCGGACCCTGGGGTGAGGGGAGATGAGGTCGTGGTCACCCTCCGTTCTGTGGTAAATGAGGATTGTTGACTGCCTGTTGTGTCTCTGGCGCGGAGGTGGAAGGTTTACGGTTCGAAGTCCCTTCCGTTTTTGATCCTTTAGACACTGTGCAGTGCATATACATGGTGTTGTTTCACATTGTTTTGGTGAATGAAACGGGAATGGAAAAAGGAATGTCAGTTTGGTATTCTCCCCGAATTACAGTGGACTTTCTGTCTTTGGGTCGTCCCGTGGGCGCACTTTCTAAGAACAAAATAGTGCAGCGATCAGGAGTTCTTATTTTGTCGTTTCAGAGGTTGATAGCAGGAAAGAGTGCTTGGAGTTTATGTGATACTTAGGTTTGGCTTTAGTTTCAAGAGCCTCAGCTCCTGCTCCCACTACCCCTCCCGCTCCCCCCGTTTTTCCGTAACTACAAATATTACCGAGTTCATTTTAGCGTTTAAACTTGGCTCTGTGGTCTGCCTTGACTCTCCAGATTTCACCACGAAGTGGAAAAACCTTGCAGAAATCTACAACCTCGTGTTTTCCAAGAAGGGTGGAGGCGAGGAGGAAGCACATTCcaagttttcccttttctgtgcACCGTTACCTCTTTTAACTTTCCAACCTACTGAATCTGTggctggattttcttttgttcctttcttatGTATTTGGAATAGATGCCCTAGATTCTGTGTTACTACCTTAAGGTCTATTTGTGTATAAATTCTTTGGAATTTAATAGTGCtcagtatggggcttcccaagtggcgctaatggtaaagaactcagctGACAATGCAGGCAAcatcagagatgcaggttcaatccctgggttgggaagatctcttggagaaggaagtggtaacccactccagtattcttgcctggagagtcccatggacagaggagcctggcacactacagtccataggatcgcaatgAGTAGGgcagactgaagcgactgagcacgcacacatgtatcACATAAGGGCCCAGCTTTGAGGGAATACAGTGTCTTGCTTTCTTGgttgttattttttctattaaaacaaacaagcaacttTAGCTGGTAGACTTTGAACTTTCTTCCCTGAGTTGCAGCTGTGAGCAGATGTTAAGGAGGTGATAAGTGAGAGGTGGTGAATTTCCTAATCATCTATTATAGCTAAGAAGAGACTTCAGTAGGACATCTGAATGATATGCTATCAAGAAATTGACTTCATATTCTCATCCATTCCTCTCCCTTGCTGCAAAGTTTGCCAGAGTTGTGTTCTACTGAAGCATGAAACTGGACAAGGTACTGTCCACTGCGTGAATACCAAGTAAGAGACACACTGCACTCCTTCCAGTGGGTTTGAGTGGGCCACCCAGGATGCCCAGAGAAAGCTGCTGAGAAAGACTTTCTTTGGTCATAACTC
Proteins encoded:
- the LOC122453723 gene encoding tetratricopeptide repeat protein 30B, which encodes MAGLGGSQIPDGEFTAVVYRLIRDARYAEAVQLLGGELQRSPRSRAGLSLLGYCYYRLQEFAQAAECYEQLGQLHPELEQYRLYQAQALYKACLYPEATRVSFLLLDNPAYHNRVLRLQAAIKYSEADLPGARSLVEQLLSEGEDSGGENELDGQVNLGCLLYKEGHYEAACSKFSAALQASGYRPDLSYNLALAYYSSRHYAPALKHIADIIERGIRQHPELGVGVTTEGIDVRSVGNTLVLHQTALVEAFNLRAAIEYQLRNYEAAQEALTDMPPRAEEELDPVTLHNQALMNMDVRPTEGFEKLQFLLQQNPFPPETFGNLLLLYCEYEYFDLAADVLAENAHLTYKFLTPYLYDFLDAMVTCQTAPEEAFLKLEGLAGMLTEQLRKLTIQVQEARHNKDDEAVKKAVNEYDDTLEKYIPVLMAQAKIYWNLENYPMVEKLFRKSVEFCNDHHVWKLNVAHVLFMQENKYKEAIGFYEPIVKKHYDNILNVSAVVLANLCVSYIMTSQNEEAEELMRKIGKEEDQLSYDDPDKKMYHLCIVNLVIGTLYCAKGNYDFGISRVIKSLEPYNKKLGTDTWYYAKRCFLSLLENMSKHTIMLRDSVIQECVQFLEHCELYGRDIPAVIEETLEEERTHIGKNTVTYESRELKALIYDIIGWNM